A genome region from Clupea harengus chromosome 7, Ch_v2.0.2, whole genome shotgun sequence includes the following:
- the LOC105891678 gene encoding citron Rho-interacting kinase-like — translation MDSADTETVRGLPLREQRIRIQQLEKESEHNAAREILENDHKLPRDAKTLGNYLLDRGPALQNIVEKQQRRLCTLVEQHNGLQYTLRLRESQLLEMENTMKSLERHSNPDPKKRHYDQSVRLLENCLEKMSMKITEAEHIQNTYIRVEEHIHREVREMPQVLDKLQSTVMRGQTELSEVAQISQSALAAVESTKGMLVQLERQLMTERQVIDGKLNTKHLEKERGVEGRLEREEGDRRISRASNRSKDQKKSIMPKEDLTDTIDPVGVRVAQKSPTPTNTQQSHMKMAKEMDDLKEALGCTDLQELESRLVSQTATQQQLHTQMKQCEERAAQKQEELAALELQYAQIKFNPGPGCER, via the exons ATGGATTCAGCGGACACAGAGACTGTAAGGGGGCTTCCGCTGCGGGAGCAGAGAATTCGTATTCAACAACTAG AGAAAGAGTCCGAACACAATGCAGCAAGAGAGATCTTGGAAAATGACCACAAACTCCCTCGCGATGCGAAGACACTGGGCAATTATCTGCTAGATCGAGGGCCCGCCCTCCAG AACATCGTGGAGAAGCAACAGCGTCGATTGTGCACCCTGGTTGAGCAGCACAATGGCTTGCAGTACACACTTCGGTTAAGAGAGTCCCAGCTGCTGGAGATGGAGAATACCATGAAGAGTCTGGAGCGGCACAGTAATCCAGATCCGAAAAAGCGACATTATGATCAG AGTGTTCGACTGTTGGAAAACTGTCTTGAGAAAATGAGTATGAAGATCACTGAGGCAGAACATATCCAGAACACATACATTCGAGTGGAAGAGCACATACACCGG gaagtGAGGGAGATGCCCCAGGTTCTAGACAAACTACAGTCTACTGTGATGCGTGGCCAGACGGAGCTCAGTGAAGTGGCCCAGATATCTCAGTCCGCCCTGGCCGCAGTGGAGAGCACTAAG GGAATGCTGGTCCAGTTGGAGAGACAGCTGATGACGGAGCGGCAAGTCATAGATGGCAAGCTGAACACCAAGcacctggagaaagagagaggggtggagggacgcctggaaagagaggagggcgaCAGGCGCATCAGCCGTGCCTCAAACCGATCAAAGGACCAG AAAAAGTCAATCATGCCCAAAGAAGACCTCACTGACACCATTGATCCCGTTGGTGTCCGAG TGGCCCAGAAGTCACCCACTCCAACCAACACACAGCAGTCCCACATGAAAATGGCGAAGGAAATGGATGATCTAAAGGAGGCCCTCGGCTGCACTGACCtgcag GAGCTGGAGAGCAGGCTGGTGTCCCAGACGgccacacagcagcagctgcacaCCCAGATGAAGCAGTGCGAGGAGCGGGCGGCCCAGAAGCAGGAGGAGCTGGCCGCCCTGGAGCTGCAGTACGCCCAGATCAAGTTCAACCCCGGGCCTGGCTGTGAGAGGTGA